The Scomber japonicus isolate fScoJap1 chromosome 9, fScoJap1.pri, whole genome shotgun sequence genome includes a region encoding these proteins:
- the LOC128365440 gene encoding uncharacterized protein LOC128365440 gives MEMTMFIPLLLLICSFSTAQLQEEPDNEMIPHGKQTESRGGEPANASDHQPACPQDIHAVLREMSVLLAEQRVEIRQLQRDNEAQAAKLEGQKTEVDNLKQEISHLQRDNEAHTAELITIQARTNVTENQVETLKRDGEAKQVAFSASLLASGHGHVGPINAHTLLVFRHVVTNIGNAYNPNTGFFIAPVRGAYHFELYVGAQGHNSHSTGAVLVKNGEHIFRAYEHQSNGYGSTANGATLLLEVGDVVFLRLWQTHRIYDNEYHHSTFSGHLIFTM, from the exons ATGGAGATGACTATGTTtattccactgctgctgctgatctgctCTTTCTCCACGGCTCAGCTTCAAGAGGAGCCTGACAATGAAATGATTCCACATGGAAAACAGACTGAATCCAGGGGAGGAGAACCAGCAAATGCCTCTGATCACCAACCAGCCTGTCCACAAGACATTCATGCTGTGCTGAGAGAGATGAGCGTCCTGTTGGCTGAACAGAGGGTGGAGATCAGGCAGCTACAGAGAGACAATGAAG CACAGGCAGCAAAGCTGGAGGGGCAGAAGACTGAGGTGGACAACTTGAAGCAGGAGATCAGTCACTtacagagagataatgaag CACATACAGCTGAACTGATCACCATTCAAGCCAGGACAAATGTCACAGAAAACCAGGTGGAGACTctgaagagagatggagaag ccAAACAGGtggctttctctgcctctctgttggCTTCAGGCCATGGACATGTTGGACCGATTAACGCACACACTCTTCTGGTCTTCAGACACGTCGTCACAAACATTGGAAACGCCTACAACCCAAACACAG GGTTTTTCATTGCACCAGTGAGAGGAGCTTACCACTTTGAGCTCTACGTAGGTGCACAAGGACATAATTCACATTCTACAGGTGCTGTGTTGGTCAAGAATGGAGAACATATTTTTAGGGCATATGAACATCAAAGTAACGGTTATGGGAGCACTGCCAATGGTGCCACACTGCTTCTAGAGGTTggagatgttgtgtttttgcgTCTGTGGCAAACCCACAGAATATATGACAATGAATATCACCACAGCACCTTCAGTGGTCATCTGATTTTCACCATGTGA